A part of Leifsonia xyli subsp. xyli str. CTCB07 genomic DNA contains:
- a CDS encoding DUF1622 domain-containing protein: MDAHPAFETIGTAFEVAGVAALAIGFLLALTLAAVAWRRTGSGAAAFRTLRESFGGVILLGLEILVPRTS, from the coding sequence ATGGACGCGCACCCCGCCTTCGAGACGATCGGCACCGCCTTCGAGGTGGCCGGGGTCGCCGCCCTCGCGATCGGCTTCCTCCTCGCCCTCACCCTCGCTGCGGTCGCCTGGCGGCGCACCGGAAGCGGCGCGGCGGCCTTCCGAACGCTGCGCGAGAGTTTCGGCGGCGTCATCCTGCTGGGGCTGGAGATCCTCGTGCCGCGGACCTCGTGA
- a CDS encoding NADP-dependent oxidoreductase has translation MPRFVQFEEFGSRDFLQLVERDLPWPGPGQILVRVLVSGLNPMDVKAYRSEQVAGRMGVTLPSGIGQDFAGVVEELGAGVTAFSAGDAVLGTAPFAAIADFVVVPADGQVIGKPEALRFPVAGALGIVGRTAMASTASLGLGEHDTVLVSAAAGGVGVLAAQLAIRSGATVIGTASEENHEFLETLGVIPVRYGDGLADRVRAAMDDGDRRQRHRRVTAVLDNHGPDTIAAALELGVPPGRINTIAAFGPEAQGAATVGARAAGNAELAEAARLLAGSELVLPIDSVYPIERVVEAYGRLEAGHVRGKIVVVTDEKGLP, from the coding sequence GTGCCCAGATTCGTCCAGTTCGAGGAGTTCGGCTCCCGCGACTTCCTGCAGCTTGTCGAGCGGGACCTGCCCTGGCCTGGTCCCGGCCAGATCCTCGTGCGCGTCCTTGTGTCGGGCCTGAACCCGATGGATGTGAAGGCCTATCGTAGCGAACAGGTGGCCGGCCGCATGGGGGTCACGCTCCCCAGCGGCATCGGCCAGGATTTTGCCGGCGTCGTCGAGGAGCTCGGTGCGGGGGTGACCGCTTTCTCAGCGGGCGACGCCGTGCTCGGCACCGCTCCTTTCGCCGCGATCGCGGACTTCGTCGTCGTGCCCGCCGACGGCCAGGTGATCGGGAAGCCGGAGGCGCTGAGGTTCCCGGTGGCCGGCGCCCTCGGCATCGTCGGCCGGACGGCGATGGCCAGCACGGCCTCCCTCGGGCTCGGCGAGCACGACACGGTGCTGGTGAGCGCGGCGGCCGGCGGTGTCGGCGTGCTGGCGGCTCAGCTTGCGATCCGCTCCGGGGCAACGGTCATCGGGACGGCGAGCGAGGAGAACCACGAATTCCTGGAGACGCTGGGCGTCATCCCGGTGCGCTACGGCGATGGTCTCGCCGACCGGGTGCGTGCGGCGATGGACGACGGCGACCGGCGACAGCGACATCGCCGAGTGACGGCCGTGCTCGACAACCACGGTCCGGACACGATCGCCGCCGCCCTCGAGCTGGGGGTTCCTCCCGGGCGCATCAACACGATCGCCGCCTTCGGACCGGAGGCCCAGGGCGCCGCGACCGTGGGCGCGAGAGCCGCCGGCAACGCCGAGCTCGCGGAGGCCGCCCGGCTGCTGGCCGGGAGCGAGCTCGTGCTGCCCATCGACTCGGTCTACCCGATCGAGCGCGTCGTCGAGGCGTACGGGCGGCTGGAGGCCGGCCACGTCCGCGGGAAGATCGTGGTCGTCACAGACGAGAAGGGTCTTCCATGA
- a CDS encoding DUF5997 family protein, with the protein MKPQTMEAATAARKLGIHLPAAPEEFRDRDISRTELDELTANPPEWLRTLRADGPHPRDVVSRKLGVSNSGLARGGVTEALTTAEIKALLVSTPQWLVVERATQAAVRAENARVKRRDADRAARARD; encoded by the coding sequence ATGAAACCCCAGACCATGGAAGCAGCCACTGCGGCCAGGAAGCTCGGCATCCACCTGCCGGCGGCTCCGGAAGAGTTCCGCGACCGCGACATCAGCAGGACAGAGCTGGACGAGCTGACCGCGAACCCGCCGGAGTGGCTGCGCACCCTCCGTGCCGATGGTCCCCACCCCCGCGACGTGGTCTCCCGCAAGCTCGGCGTCAGCAACTCGGGCCTCGCTCGTGGCGGCGTCACCGAGGCGCTCACGACCGCCGAGATCAAGGCCCTTCTCGTGTCCACGCCGCAGTGGCTGGTTGTCGAGCGGGCGACGCAGGCTGCGGTCCGCGCCGAGAACGCGCGTGTGAAGCGGCGAGACGCTGATCGCGCCGCGCGAGCCCGGGACTGA
- a CDS encoding LysR family substrate-binding domain-containing protein, whose amino-acid sequence MPPSRFTLAFPPGVTIGKWTRAFAERQPQVDLVVVPSADPLAVLTSGEADIVFARDAEAGPERHLIPLYTEDIVAVIHHEHLLTLAEKWHLADLTNEPRIAGEPGEATMRSVAAGDGVALLPASVAKAFRRKDVVALRLEDGPASAIGLIWPRKGQHPLVDEFIGIVRGRTAHSSRNPEVAERERTGKQRASKQRTGRGAPKPRRGRRWLGVMSREVVVDSANGWGSDGGVVLVMIVEVGPAGECFSSFGL is encoded by the coding sequence ATGCCGCCGTCTCGCTTCACACTCGCCTTCCCGCCGGGGGTGACGATCGGGAAGTGGACACGCGCCTTCGCCGAGCGGCAACCGCAGGTCGATCTGGTGGTCGTCCCGAGCGCGGACCCGCTGGCCGTGCTGACGTCCGGAGAGGCGGACATCGTTTTCGCCCGGGACGCCGAGGCCGGCCCCGAGCGCCACCTCATCCCCCTCTACACCGAGGACATCGTGGCCGTGATCCACCACGAGCACCTGCTCACGCTCGCGGAGAAGTGGCATCTGGCCGACCTCACGAACGAGCCGCGAATCGCGGGCGAGCCCGGCGAGGCCACGATGCGCAGCGTGGCGGCCGGCGACGGCGTCGCACTGCTCCCCGCCTCGGTGGCGAAGGCGTTCCGGCGGAAGGATGTCGTCGCCCTGCGCTTGGAGGACGGCCCGGCCTCGGCGATCGGCCTGATCTGGCCGCGCAAGGGCCAGCACCCCCTGGTCGACGAGTTCATCGGCATCGTGCGCGGCCGGACCGCGCACAGCTCCCGCAACCCGGAAGTCGCCGAACGGGAGCGGACAGGCAAACAGCGGGCAAGCAAACAGCGGACGGGGCGGGGCGCGCCCAAGCCGAGGAGAGGCCGCCGCTGGCTAGGTGTGATGTCCAGGGAGGTTGTTGTCGATTCTGCTAATGGGTGGGGCTCTGATGGCGGAGTGGTGCTGGTGATGATTGTAGAAGTGGGGCCAGCCGGGGAGTGCTTCTCGTCGTTCGGCCTCTGA
- a CDS encoding amino acid transporter has product MVDERGTQQGPHGHEPERQHSWWKVMCLTGVDYFSTLGYQPAIAALAAGLISPFATLVLVALTLLGALPVYRRVARESFRGSGSIAMLERLLPWWAGKLFVLVLLGFAATDFTITITLSAADAAAHAIENPYAPEWFRGNNVLITLFLLALLGAVFLKGFGEAIRIAVVLVVVYLALNVVVITTSIVEVFGHPTVFGDWWDALFRTNGNPWLIGGIALLVFPKLALGLSGFETGVAVMPQIKGKPEDNPDNPRGRIRGAGRLLTTAALIMSAFLITSSFTTTLLIPQKEFQSGGSANGRALAYLAHEYLGNTFGTVYDISTILILWFAGASAMAGLLNLVPRYLPRYGMAPQWARAVRPLVLLFTAIAVLITIVFQADVDAQGGAYATGVLVLITSASLAVTLSAWRNKQKKHTVAFALITTIFVYTTIDNTIERPDGLRIAALFILGILVVSIVSRIGRSFELRATSVTLDVTALDFVLEDAEEGEIRIIAHEPDVDTTREYEEKNKDERKYSHIPQRSRTIFIEVLRSDSSDFEEDLVVNGIVKYGYRVLQVRSGNVPNTIAAVLLEIRDLTGVVPTVYFEWTEGNPISNVFRYLITGVGEVAPVTREVLREAEKDPKRRPAVHVA; this is encoded by the coding sequence ATGGTGGACGAGCGCGGCACCCAGCAGGGCCCGCACGGCCACGAACCCGAGCGACAGCATTCCTGGTGGAAGGTCATGTGCCTCACCGGTGTCGACTACTTCTCCACCCTCGGCTACCAGCCCGCCATCGCCGCGCTCGCGGCCGGGCTCATCTCGCCGTTCGCCACCCTCGTCCTGGTCGCGCTGACGCTGCTCGGCGCACTGCCGGTGTACCGCCGGGTGGCGCGCGAGTCGTTCCGCGGCTCGGGGTCGATCGCAATGCTGGAGCGGTTGCTCCCCTGGTGGGCGGGAAAGCTGTTCGTGCTGGTGCTGCTCGGTTTCGCCGCGACGGACTTCACGATCACGATCACTCTCTCCGCCGCGGACGCAGCGGCGCACGCGATCGAGAACCCGTACGCCCCCGAGTGGTTCCGCGGCAACAACGTGCTCATCACACTGTTCCTGCTGGCACTGCTCGGCGCGGTTTTCCTGAAGGGGTTCGGGGAGGCCATCAGGATCGCGGTCGTCCTGGTCGTCGTCTACCTCGCTCTCAACGTGGTGGTCATCACGACCTCGATCGTGGAGGTGTTCGGGCATCCCACCGTGTTCGGCGACTGGTGGGACGCCCTGTTCCGGACCAACGGGAATCCCTGGCTCATCGGCGGCATCGCGCTGCTCGTCTTCCCGAAGCTCGCGCTCGGCCTCTCGGGGTTCGAAACCGGTGTGGCCGTGATGCCGCAGATCAAGGGCAAGCCGGAGGACAACCCGGACAACCCGCGCGGACGCATCCGCGGCGCCGGGCGGCTGCTGACCACCGCGGCCCTGATCATGAGCGCGTTCCTCATCACCTCAAGCTTCACGACGACGCTGCTCATCCCGCAGAAGGAATTCCAGTCCGGCGGCTCCGCCAATGGCCGCGCACTCGCCTATCTCGCCCACGAGTACCTGGGCAACACCTTCGGCACGGTCTACGACATCAGCACCATCCTGATCCTGTGGTTCGCCGGGGCCTCGGCGATGGCGGGCCTGCTGAACCTGGTCCCGCGCTACCTCCCGCGCTACGGGATGGCGCCGCAGTGGGCGCGGGCAGTGCGTCCGCTGGTGCTGCTGTTCACCGCGATCGCCGTCCTCATCACGATCGTGTTCCAGGCGGATGTGGACGCGCAGGGCGGAGCGTACGCGACCGGCGTGCTGGTGCTCATCACCTCCGCCTCGCTCGCGGTGACCCTCTCCGCGTGGCGCAACAAGCAGAAGAAGCACACCGTCGCATTCGCGCTCATCACCACGATCTTCGTCTACACGACCATCGACAACACCATCGAGCGCCCGGACGGGCTGCGCATCGCCGCGCTCTTCATCCTCGGCATCCTGGTCGTCTCCATCGTGTCGCGCATCGGCCGTTCCTTTGAACTGCGCGCGACGAGCGTGACGCTCGATGTCACGGCTCTCGACTTCGTCCTGGAGGACGCCGAGGAGGGAGAGATCCGCATCATCGCCCACGAACCGGACGTAGACACCACCCGCGAGTACGAGGAGAAGAACAAGGACGAGCGGAAGTACAGCCACATCCCTCAGCGCTCCCGCACCATCTTCATCGAAGTGCTCCGCTCCGACTCCTCCGACTTCGAGGAGGATCTCGTGGTGAACGGCATCGTGAAGTACGGCTACCGCGTGCTCCAGGTGCGCAGCGGCAACGTCCCGAACACCATCGCGGCCGTGCTCCTGGAGATCCGCGATCTCACCGGTGTGGTCCCGACTGTCTACTTCGAGTGGACGGAAGGCAACCCCATCTCGAACGTGTTCCGCTACCTCATCACGGGCGTTGGGGAGGTCGCCCCCGTGACGCGCGAAGTGCTGCGCGAGGCCGAGAAGGACCCGAAACGCCGCCCGGCCGTGCATGTCGCCTGA